The proteins below come from a single Miscanthus floridulus cultivar M001 chromosome 1, ASM1932011v1, whole genome shotgun sequence genomic window:
- the LOC136467797 gene encoding uncharacterized protein gives MATVAAVAGGAARAARPPRLPPRVHHTRVDRAYTHQPHPPSLDLSIPHASCQSCGAIDGLHVKLATRLSPPLLDPYKERPRTPLCSPRLPRPPELPSAPQRPHLPPRPPLTTPFKFHDPAILPLSALFKGSTGTAIARRHHASPPRASSLAAVPRIAAAAMANHSSRSSISPCTPPFATPFPPLEPQWHGTSAQPLKGLDSKPRHLPLSSPELQAEPSQLLLSSWT, from the coding sequence ATGGCCACCGTGGCTGCTGTAGCTGGGGGCGCTGCTCGGGCGGCGCGGCCACCCAGGCTTCCTCCCCGCGTCCACCACACCCGTGTGGACCGAGCCTACACCCACCAGCCGCACCCGCCCTCGCTCGATCTGTCCATCCCGCACGCGTCGTGTCAGAGTTGCGGCGCCATTGACGGCTTGCACGTGAAGCTCGCGACCCggctctctcctcctctcctcgacCCCTATAAAGAGCGCCCTCGGACTCCTCTCTGCTCGCCGCGTCTGCCTCGCCCTCCCGAGCTCCCTTCTGCACCGCAGCGACCACACTTGCCACCGCGGCCGCCATTGACGACCCCTTTTAAGTTCCACGACCCGGCCATCCTTCCCCTCTCCGCCCTATTTAAGGGAAGCACCGGCACCGCGATCGCACGCCGCCACCACGCCTCCCCTCCTCGAGCCTCCTCTCTTGCTGCAGTGCCTcgaatcgccgccgccgccatggccaaccACAGCTCGAGATCATCGATCTCCCCGTGCACACCTCCTTTCGCCACCCCGTTTCCTCCATTGGAACCGCAGTGGCATGGCACGTCCGCCCAACCCCTCAAAGGCCTCGATTCAAAGCCACGGCACCTTCCCCTGTCCTCGCCGGAGCTCCAAGCCGAGCCATCGCAGTTGCTTCTGTCTTCCTGGACATGA